The genomic window CATTGATGCCGCCCTCAGGGACGCCTATCAGCAGGCTGGTTTTCCAGAGCGGTGGGAATTGGTGCGTTATGACACCGGACATTTTGAAACCGCCGATGCCAGGGTCCGAGTGATGGACTGGCTCC from Bacillota bacterium includes these protein-coding regions:
- a CDS encoding alpha/beta hydrolase, with product IDAALRDAYQQAGFPERWELVRYDTGHFETADARVRVMDWLQRWL